In the Gracilimonas sp. genome, TTTGTGACAGCCTTAAATACGAATAAATAAGAAATATTAGTAATTTAATATTGTTAGACTTACAAAGAGTTCTTCCAATTCAAAATCCATCATTTTTGAACTTAAAATTTCTAATCTCCATCATTATCGCTGAAGGTATCCAGCAGGCTGAGTTGGGACATCATATCGACCTCCGTATAAATGTACAACTTCTGAATACTGTCGATAAGCTGCTGCACAGATTCCTTGTCATTCTGTATTGCTTCCCGAAGACTTCCATTCATTCCGTTAATGATAGAAAGAGCATGCAGGTATTCGGTGCTGATGGCTTCAGATAAGAGTACCTCCCCTTCATCTTTGATGTTCAACGCATCGAGGTAATCATCAAATCCTGTTGAGTCGCTCCCATTGAAGGCATTTTGGGCTGCTCTCAGGTTTTCAGTAATAAGCTCTTTGGAGATTTCTGCATATTCCGACTCCAGCATTTGCAACCGGGGCACTCCGTTGGTCTGCTTTCCAAAAGGGACCTCCAGTTTATCCATACGAATCATCTCCAACAAGTAGCCCATTTCATTAGCCAGTAAAGTAATACCTGAATTTGGCCGATTTCCTGTTGCCTTTACAAACTCCTGACGGTAACTACTTTCCCATTCATCCAGAACAAGCTCACTGTTTTCGACCAGCGATTCAGATAATAACTCCAGGTACGCTTTCCGGTTTTCATCCTGGAATTCGTTCAGAACAATTTCAGGTTCATCATGAAAAAGTAAATACTCGATAGCAGGCAGTCCTTTCCGATTACTGCCCATACGTACCAGATAATCATCGCTTTCGTCATACTCTTTTATGGCTGTTTCAATACCGGCTTCACTGGTTGGCCATCGGTCGATGGAAGTCACCAGAATCATTTCCTCTACCGGACCAAAATTATATACCTCAGCGCGTTTCCAGCTTTTGATAGCCTCTTCCCATGCCAATTGCAGCGATTTAAGCGTTTCTTCATTCGGGTTTTCATTGAATGAAACCACGGCTGAATGAAGTGTTGAAGTAGTCTGCGAAAAATCCTGGTAGGCTGGGATTATCAGGTTATCGGCTGCATTATTGAGCAGAGATTGCCGGTCAAAGTTATTACCAGAACACGCATTTATCAGACCACACAAAAGGATTAAGAAAAATGGTCTCAGCTGGTTCATAATGAATTCAGAAATGTAATCAGGTTTTCACGTTCAGTTTTTGGGAGCTCTTTGAAATTATCCTTAGCTGACTCGGCTTCCCCGCCATGCCATAAAATAGCTTCTTCAAGATTCCGGGCCCGGCCATCATGCAAAAAGAAGGTATGACCACTCACCGTTTCGATCAGGCCGATTCCCCACAGCGGAGGTGTTCGCCACTCTGTTCCGGTAGCTTTCCAGTCCGGTCGGCCATCAGCTAAACCCGGCCCCATGTCGTGGAGCAACAGATCGGTATACGGGTAAATAGTTTGGTTCGACAGTTCGGGATGATTCGGATGGATTCCTGTTTTTTGTTGAGGAACGTGACAGGAAGCACAGCCAATTTCAATAAAGGCTTTTTTGCCTTTCAGTACATCTTCCTGATCCCAGTTTCTCCGCGCCGGTACCGCAATGGTTTCAGTGTAAAGCGTTAACCGGTCTAAAATATCCGAAGTAAGTTCCGGGTTACCACCACTTGGAAACTCTTTGCATCCCTTTTGATTTTCGGCGCAAAGCTCCTCAGGAAAATGCTCAGAGGTAATCCCGATATCTTCCCGAAATGCCACAGCAGTCTGCTGACGTACAGATGGCTCATTAGCCTTCCATCCAAAACGACCAGCCGACATTTTCCCATTTATGTGATCGTATACGTAATTGATCCGGCCGGAGATCCCGTCATTGTCTGCATCAGCTGAATCAGCCACTTCTTTAAGTCGTTCTTCCGGAATGGCCTCCAGCAGTCCAAGTCCTACCAGATGCTGTGCAATTCTTGGAGAGATCATGATATCATCCGGAAAATCCCCATAGGCCAGGCTATCAAATTCGTAGATTGGTTTTCGAAGAGAATATTTTGTTCCGTCCGGATATTCACCGGGTATTTCTTCATATCGTACGCGAACGTCTCCTTCCGGCTCAACCCCTAAAACCGACATATGGTTAAACTGACCTCCATAATTTTCGTCCGGACGGGTACCATTTCCTTCTTTTGAAGGACGGCTCAACCTGAACAGCAAATCAACCGGTTCTTCATCAATACTTCGCGGGGGTGAACCACGTCCATCCAACAAATGACAGCTGGAACAGGAACGGGCGTTAAAGAGCGGACCTAATCCATCCAGGTCAGCGGTAGAAGCCGGCGGGGTAACCCAGTTTCTTTTGAAAAAGGCATTTCCGGTTACAAAGAAGAGGTCTTTATTTCCGGTGAGGTTTGGAGCTGCCTCTCCGAAAGCATTCACGGATTCATTAAAAACGGTAGACTCGCCACCGCTGTATTGCTCACCTTCTACCCGGTATTCAGAAAGTGGATCAAACCAGCCGCTGGAGTAACCTAAAATAAATCCTGCTACAAAGAGCAGAATCAGGAATACAAGACTTAATTTGGATGTTTTTTCCATGTAGTTTCGTTATAGGTTAATCGTTAATGATTTCTAGTACAACAAATTTCCCAATAACCATTAACGATTATATTGCATCCGGATCGACATTATAACCCAGAATTGCAGCGGCTTCGGCGATCAGGTCTCCCTGTCTACGAAGTGAGTTAATCGTATCCATGATTTGCTGTCGTCCGTCCTGGCTCAAAATTTGCTGATCAAACGGAGGCTCAATTTCCTGGGTCAGTTCCACACTTTGGGTCACCGTTTCTTTCAGTTCTTCAGCAAGTGCTTCGTTTTCATCCTCAATCACATCCAGTACACTTGGGCCTGAAACCACAGTTCCATTCGTTCGCTTGTATTCACCCAGAATCACATTTTGGATTCCTAATGCGTTGACCACAATATCACGATGAGTATTGTCACTGAAGCAGGAATGTTCGTCTTCTTTACTTCGCAGATCCCAGGATACAAACATGCGCTCTCCGGCCAGTTCTCCTTTACTGAGTTTTCCGATTCCATTTAAAATCCGGCCAATAGATGTATTAATCTGTTCTTCAGAAGCAAAGAAGGCCCGGTAGTTATCTTCGCCCTTTTTCCACTCATTAACCAACATCTGTAAATCATCGGTGATGAGTTCGGTCGTTTCGGTAAGGTAAGTTGCCCGTCGCTCCTGGTGATCATGGGTACCTTCAGGTCCGGTCACGTAATCAGTATAGGGCCGTTCACCACCTCCGGGGCCTTTGCTCAAATCCTGTCCCCACAACAAAAATTCTACGGCATGGTAGCCGGAACTGACATTCGTCTCACTCCCCTGCTCATTTAAAGATGCGATCATTTCTTTAGTGATTTCGGGAAATTCATCCGGGCTGTTGATGATATTGGTGCCAACAGATTCCCCTTCGCCGGTTGGCGAGGCCTCCACATAGTCGATATACGACTCATCCAGCGGCCACGCATTGAGTTGTCCTTCAGGGCCGTCTTCGTCGTCAATCGGTCCGCCATAAAAACGAAAAGCCTCGGTTTTTCCATAGGTTTCACGAGCATTTAGCCAGGCTTTTTTGGTGGAATCCAAAGTTGCAGGTGATGGATTTTCCACAAATTCATTTACGGCCTTGTCGAGAGCTTCAGCATCAGAAAGCGCATCCTGATAAGTGGCTAAAACAATATCAGCATAATTTTCGACTACGGGTTTCAGCTCCTGATGAGTGCTGCATCCTGTGAACAAAATCAGGCTCATTAGTGAAGCAGCCGTGAGTACTTTTTTCATGAAAAGAACGAGGTTAATTCCTTATTTAGATTTGATACAGATAAGATACGTATTTCTGTAAGCGTTCTAAAGGAATTTTGAAGATGATTGCTTAGTAGTTCTCCCCCAAACAGAACATTTATTCCACCTCAGCTAAGCCATACTCAAAAATAGTGGAAACTTCACCTTCAGCATCCACTTTACGAACGCGGGGAATAATCACATCCTCTTCCCAAAACTCCCACCATTTTGAAGTTCCGAACGTTGACTCGAGTACATACACTTCCCCATTAAAAACATCTACACCATGAGGCGACCATGGCCCTTCTGATTCCAGAAATACAGAGACTTCACCGGCCGGAGTCACCTTCAATACTCTTCGATTTCCGTAGTAGGCCAAATAAACGTTACCGCTTTCATCTACGGCAAAATCGAACAAGATATTCGCTCCGGCAAAGGGAATATTTTCAGGATTTTCCTCCTTCAGTCCGGTAGCCAAAACTGAAATAGAACCATCTTCTTCCACTACTTTAATACTTTCACGGTCCAGGATATATAGCTTATCGTTTAATCCCCATGCCACATCATCGATTCTGGTTATTTCTGCGTTGAGACTAACTTCCACAACCTGCCCTTGTTCATCCCTTTTGAAAAGTTGATTATTGCGGGCAAAAAATACCGTACCATCACCGGCAACCGCATAGGTCTGTATAAAGAACAGCTCTTCGTTAGTGGTTGGTTCAATAATCAGTTTCTTCCCGGTTGAGTCAATGTTCCATAATCTGGCCTGCAATCCGCCCCCAGCATTATTCCGTTCTGCTGCATAAATCATGCGGTCGGGTGTTCGGGAAAGAATAATATCGCTGGGCGAATATGCCGATTCTAAAGCTTCGGTTAATTCGTTTTGATCGTTTATTTGCCAAACGCATGCATAATGATCGTCATCCACAAAGGGACAAATAAAGGTGAAGTAGATATTCCCCTGCTGATCTATAACCAACCCTCCCCAGGGATGTGCCGATACGGTATTAGTATTCAATAACAAGAAAAGTAGTGATAGTACTGGAACCCATTTTCTCATGAGCTTGTCTTTAGGTTTGTCTTTGAGGATATCGTGGTGAAACGCACTTAGACAAACAGAGTTACGTACTGTAAGTCAGTTTTTGGATTCGCAATATTTTTTTACAGCTATCATGTCTTTTTCCAACGCCTTTTTCATGAAACCTTTCATCAGTGGATTGAAAATTTTAGGGAGAAATTTATAAGCCTTGGCATCCATTATCAGAGTTAGCTCTGTCCCACCCTCTCTTCTCTCCACCGTAAAAACGGAATCCCAGACCGTACCCATGGTATCAGATACAATCCTGATATGAGCATTTTCAACCAGCTCAGTGACTTCCAGAATGGTGGAAGCTTCCCGTCCGTTCATATCCCGGGTTTCTTTGAATTTAGTCCCCACTCCATACTCTTGTTCAGTCAGGAATTCTACGTTCTTGATATCCGGCACGGCTTGAGAAAAATTCCGGATATCAGAAATAGTTTTAAAAACCAACTCTTTAGGAGCTTCGATTTGCTTGGTTACTGTGATGGTACTCATAGCTTTATCCGGTTAGTGAATGGATAAGGCTAAGTTAGAAAATCACAAATGAAGTGCAACCTTGATGTTTACTCAGGAGAGCAAATTCTGAATCCTCTCGATCCTTTTATTTCGGTCAATCGAGTATACGTTTCCTTTCGATTCGATATGCTTGTAGATTAAAAGTGACCGCCTCCATAGTATAACAGGATCAATATCAGGCTCTTCTTCTTCAGACAGTACAGATGCCATTTCAAAAAACAGATCGGCTACGAGCTCCAGGTTCTCATGATTCATCCCCGGATGCTCTTCCAGTTTTTGAAGCATTCCCGTCCCATCCATCTCCAGCAAGTCTCTTACATTCAGATCGAGTTGCTCGGTCAACGCATGGTTTGAGATTTCTACCGCTTGATCTGCTTTTCCGGGTTTCTTTAGACCCACCAGTGTCGATATCACCCTCGTCAGCACTTGGGTGAGTTGATAGATCTGCCGCATGATATAATCGTTTTGATTTAAAATAACACGGCGGTTTTAGTTGCTAATTTCGGTTATTGTCTCTTCAAAAGCGGTAAGAATAAAGCTGAGATCTTCGGGAGTCAGAGAGTTTGCTAAGAAAAAGGCTTCAAATGGTGAGGGTGGCAAATGAACGCCTCGCTTCAACATACCGTGAAAAATCTTTCCAAATAACTCTTTATCTGTTCGGTTGGCATCATCAAATGTCTGTACCGGACCTTCACAATAAAACACCCCGATCATAGAACCTACCCGGTTCATGGCGTGAGGAATATCATGCTCTTCCAGTATTTTAGTTATTCCGGTTGCCAGAATCTGGGATTTCTTTTCCAGTTCCTCATACACTCCCGGGTTTTCCTTGAGCTTCTTCAGCAAGGTGTATCCGGCAGCCATAGCCAATGGATTCCCGGACAAGGTCCCAGCCTGATACACAGGCCCTGTTGGGGCTACATAATCCATGATTTCTTCTTTCCCACCATAAGCCCCCACGGGAAGTCCGGCTCCAATAATCTTACCATAGGTTACCATGTCGGCCGTTACGCCATACACTTTTTGCGCACCCTGGAAATCAACCCGAAAGCCTGTCATCACTTCGTCAAAAATGAGAACAATTTCATGTTTATCACAAAGTTCGCGTAATCCTTCCAGGAATCCTTTTTTGGGCGGAATACATCCCATGTTTCCTGCAATCGGTTCCAGTATGATGGCAGCCATATCTTCTTTGTTGGCTTCTACCAGCTTTTTCACTGAATCCAGATTATTGTACTCGGCGTTAAGGGTGTCTTTAGCCGTTCCTTCCGTAACACCGGGACTGCTGGGCTCCCCCATCGTCAGAGCACCACTGCCGGCTTCAATCAGAAACGAATCTCCGTGTCCATGGTAGTTTCCTTTAAACTTGATGATCTTATTTTTGCCGGTATATCCACGGGCTACCCTAATGGCACTCATCGTGGCTTCAGTCCCCGAATTCACCATCCTTATTTTGTCAACACCAGGTACAGAGCTCGTAATCAGTTCTGCCATCTCTACTTCCAATCGTGTAGGTGCCCCAAAAGAAGTAGAATGTTCGGCTGTTTGCTGAACCGCTTTTATGACATCCGGTTCAGCATGGCCAAGCAGCATCGGCCCCCAGGAGCTAATCAGGTCGATATAGCGATTGCCTTCTTCATCCCAGAGATAGGAACCTTTTGCACGAGTGATAAAAAGAGGTGTACCGCCTACACTGTTAAAAGCTCGGACCGGAGAATTTACTCCACCGGGTATCACTTTCGATGCTCTTTCATACAATTCTTTGCTCTTTGGATAATCCATTATGTTTAATTTTTTTGTTGAAAAACTTCCCTCAGGGGACGTACGGCTTTAGCCAAGAGGGAACACCCTCCCCTCCGATAAATCGGAGCACCTCCCTCAAGGGAGGTCTTTCATAGCTATTTATTTTTGATTGAGGATTTTGGCTGCGGCTTTTGCAAAATAAGTCGCAATAAGATCCGCACCCGCTCTTTTGAATCCGAGAAGGGCTTCCATCATCGCGTCTTCTTCATCCAGCCAGCCTTGTTCAGCAGCAGCTTTAATCATTGCATATTCACCGGATACATTATACACCGAGACCGGAATATTGAAATTCTGTTTTACGGCACGAACCACATCTAAATACGGAAGTCCAGGTTTCACCATCACGATATCAGCTCCTTCATTGATATCCAGTTCCACCTCCCGTAATGCTTCGTCTACATTGGCCGGGTTCATCTGATAGGTCTTCTTGTCTCCAAAACCGGGTGCAGAATCCAAGGCATCGCGAAAGGGCCCATAATAAGAAGATGCATACTTTGCACTGTAAGCCATAATGCCTGTATTCTCAAACCCGGCTTCATCCAGAGCTTTCCGCATCGCCCCAATCCGGCCGTCCATCATATCAGATGGAGCTACCATATCAGCACCTGCTTTGGCATGACTTACTGCCATTTGCGCCAAAACTTTCACGGAAGGGTCATTCACGATTTCTCCTTCCTCAACGATACCGTCATGCCCATAGGAGGAATATGGGTCCATGGCTACATCCGTCATCACCCACAAATCCGGATAATTCTTTTTAATGAACCGAACAGATTCCTGCATCAAGCCTTTATCATTTATCGCTTCTGTGCCTTCATTATCTTTCTTTGAGTCTGGCACTTTCACAAATAACAGAACGGATTGAATTCCGAGTTCAACCAATTCATCCAACTCTTTGGTTAGAGTATCTAAAGAGTACCGGTAATAATCCGGCATACTTGGTATTTCCTCTTTCTTGTTTTCTCCTTCCATAATAAAGATGGGAGCGATGAAATCAGATGGATGCAGTCGGTTTTCCTGCAACATCTCACGAATAGCAGGTGATTGCCGGTTTCGACGTAATCGGGTTGTTGGGTATTTCATGTTTCTTTGCTTGCGAAAAGTGAAAAGGCAAAAGTAAAAACTACGTTTGTCTTTTCACTTTTCCCCTTTCACTTAGCTATAATTAATCCAGTCAATCGGTTTCAGGTGTTCCACCAGTGTTGCCTCCGGAGTACCTTCCTCGGGCTGATGATCATACACCCACTGAACTTTTGGGGGAAGGCTCATCAGGATTGATTCAATACGTCCTTTGGTCTTCAATCCAAATAAGGTACCACGATCGTGAATCAAATTGAACTCGACATATCTTCCCCTCCGAATTTCCTGCCAGTTCCGGTGAGATTCACCATAGCTATTATCCTTTCGCTTTTTCATGATTGGGACATAAGCATCTGTAAAAGCATATCCTGCTGCCTTGCAGAATTCGAATAAATCATCCGCAGAACGATTTTCATCTGGTCGCTGATAATCAAAAAACAGGCCGCCAATCCCCCGTGCTTCTTCCCGGTGATGATTGTAAAAGTAGGCATCACACTCTGCCTTAAAATCAGGGTAATAATCGGGATTAAACCGATCACATGTTTCTTTGTGAACCTGATGAAAATGCCTGGCATCCTCAGGATACAGGTAATAAGGAGTGAGGTCTGCGCCACCACCAAACCACTGATCCTTAAGCTCTCCGGTGTCTTTGTCATACAATTCAAAATACCGGTAATTGGCATGGACCGTAGGCACGAATGGATTTCTGGGATGAATCACCAATGATACTCCTGTAGCAAAAAATTCAGACTCAGGTACCTCAAATTTCTTTTGCATGGCTTCGGGAAGCGGGCCTCCCACAGCTGATACATTCACCCCACCTTTCTCAATCACATCTCCGTCAGCGATAATGCGGGTACTGCCACCGCCAAAACCTTCCCGATCCCAATCCTCAATACGAAATTTTTGTGTTCCTTCCAGTGCCTCTAATTCATCACATATGTGTTGTTGAACATCTTTGACGAACTGGCTGAATTCTTCTTTTTTGGATGTCAGGTTTGACATATAAAATTAATTTTACAATCCACAGAGCCACAAAATCTTATGTCTCCACGATATTAATAACGATAATTTTTTACGGTATCCACGAATCTTTTGGCGTTTTCAACGGGAACATCCGGCAGAATACCATGCCCTAAATTGGCAATATAATTTCCTTTTCCGAAACGGCGCATCATGTCTTTGGCTTCGGCTTCAATTTGATCGGGCTTCATCAACAACTTTGACGGATCAAAATTTCCTTGTACTACCTTATCTCCGGCAAATTCCCGGGCATGTTCGGGAGTACAGCCCCAGCCTATTCCAAAACCAGTAACATTGGTATCCACAAAAAATGGATAGCTCCACTCGGCATCTTTACAAAACATGATTAATGGCACACCATAATCTTCCCTCGCAATTCGCTGAAGATGCGGCAAAGCCAGTTTTCTAAAATCATCGGGACCAAGTGCAGCCGCCCACGATTCAAATACCTGAAGCACTTGTGCTCCGGCTTTGACCTGATTATGCAGATACTGAATGGTCTGGTCCGTCATTACTTCAAGTAATTTCTGAGCAGCTTCCGGTTGAGAAAATAAAAATGATTTTGCCGTCGAGAACGTCTTTGAACCCTGCCCTTCAACCAGATAGCAAAACAGTGTCCACGGTGCGCCGGCAAATCCAATCAGCGGAACACGGCCATCTAACGTTTTACGGGTCAGCGTAAGTGCATCATACACATACTGCAGCTGTTCTTCAGCCGGAATGATATTCAGGTTTTCAACCTGTTCTACCGTCCGGATTGGATCAGGTAAATATGGGCCGAAGCCCGGCTTCAGTTGTACTTCTACATCCAGGCATTCAATTAAAACCAGGATATCCGAAAATAAAATAGCCGCATCAGTCCCTACAATATCAATCGGCTGAATGGTAATTTCGCACGCCAGTTCCGGTGTTTTCACCCGTTCAAAAAAGCTGTACTTCTTTTTGATCTCCATATACTCGGGAAGGTATCGCCCGGCCTGCCGCATCATCCACACGGGCGGACGTTCGGTTTCTTTGCCTTCTAGTGTATCAAGCAACAGTCGGTTTTTCAATTCAGGAAATGACATGTAATCAGTTAAAATAGGTTTGAATGGATTCCGTTAATGAATCCAGGGTTGAATATTCAGGAGTGATGCAGTCTTTAAAACCAGCTTCTTTAGCTGCTTCTTCAGTCGTAGTTCCAATACAAAAAATCTGAGCTGTTCCGTTTACCTCATTTCGCTCAGAAAAAGATTCCACCGCACTTGGGCTCATAAAAACGATGCCATCATAATTAGAGGTATTAAGTGTATGAGGAGCCAGTTTCGTCCTATATACTTCCACAGAAGTCAGATTAGTTCCTTCACCAAGAAGCTTATTTAAATCTCCCGCCTTCAGGTTTCCACAAAAGTGCACTACATCCCTGAGATCAAGATCTTTCATCTTTTTGGCCAAAGCAGCTACGTTATATTCATCCGGAATGGTAACCTCAAGATTCAAGCTTTCCAGCTTTTCCGCTGTTTTAGATCCCACTGCAAAAATATGATCGGGAACGTTCAGGTCGTTAATCGCGGGCTTAAGTGCTTTAACCGCTTTTTTGCTTGTAAAAATCCAGGTGTCGATTTTATCAGGAAGCTGACTGATCCACATAGCCGGAATTACATATTCAAAGGTTATAAATGGAACGGCCTCCACTGAAAAACCAGACGACTGCAAGGCCGCCAGTCTGTCTTTTTTAAGCTGTGTAGTAAATAAAATGTTGGGCTTTTTTTGATTAATCATCGTTAGCCCGATGAGTTAGTAGTTCAACCGCCCCGTCTTTTTTCAATAGGTTAGCCCATTCATGCCCTTTTGCGGGTGTGGCTTCTGTAACCGGGATTTCCCTTTCGATATCCATTCGCCGGGAACCATCCAAAGCCAACACAGCCCCTACAAAATAAAGTATACCATTTTTAATGTAAGCGTGAGCTCCAACCGGCGAAGAACAGCCTGCTTCAAGTTCATTCAGAAAAG is a window encoding:
- a CDS encoding di-heme oxidoredictase family protein, whose protein sequence is MEKTSKLSLVFLILLFVAGFILGYSSGWFDPLSEYRVEGEQYSGGESTVFNESVNAFGEAAPNLTGNKDLFFVTGNAFFKRNWVTPPASTADLDGLGPLFNARSCSSCHLLDGRGSPPRSIDEEPVDLLFRLSRPSKEGNGTRPDENYGGQFNHMSVLGVEPEGDVRVRYEEIPGEYPDGTKYSLRKPIYEFDSLAYGDFPDDIMISPRIAQHLVGLGLLEAIPEERLKEVADSADADNDGISGRINYVYDHINGKMSAGRFGWKANEPSVRQQTAVAFREDIGITSEHFPEELCAENQKGCKEFPSGGNPELTSDILDRLTLYTETIAVPARRNWDQEDVLKGKKAFIEIGCASCHVPQQKTGIHPNHPELSNQTIYPYTDLLLHDMGPGLADGRPDWKATGTEWRTPPLWGIGLIETVSGHTFFLHDGRARNLEEAILWHGGEAESAKDNFKELPKTERENLITFLNSL
- a CDS encoding uroporphyrinogen-III synthase, with product MINQKKPNILFTTQLKKDRLAALQSSGFSVEAVPFITFEYVIPAMWISQLPDKIDTWIFTSKKAVKALKPAINDLNVPDHIFAVGSKTAEKLESLNLEVTIPDEYNVAALAKKMKDLDLRDVVHFCGNLKAGDLNKLLGEGTNLTSVEVYRTKLAPHTLNTSNYDGIVFMSPSAVESFSERNEVNGTAQIFCIGTTTEEAAKEAGFKDCITPEYSTLDSLTESIQTYFN
- the hemE gene encoding uroporphyrinogen decarboxylase; translation: MSFPELKNRLLLDTLEGKETERPPVWMMRQAGRYLPEYMEIKKKYSFFERVKTPELACEITIQPIDIVGTDAAILFSDILVLIECLDVEVQLKPGFGPYLPDPIRTVEQVENLNIIPAEEQLQYVYDALTLTRKTLDGRVPLIGFAGAPWTLFCYLVEGQGSKTFSTAKSFLFSQPEAAQKLLEVMTDQTIQYLHNQVKAGAQVLQVFESWAAALGPDDFRKLALPHLQRIAREDYGVPLIMFCKDAEWSYPFFVDTNVTGFGIGWGCTPEHAREFAGDKVVQGNFDPSKLLMKPDQIEAEAKDMMRRFGKGNYIANLGHGILPDVPVENAKRFVDTVKNYRY
- the hemB gene encoding porphobilinogen synthase, which gives rise to MKYPTTRLRRNRQSPAIREMLQENRLHPSDFIAPIFIMEGENKKEEIPSMPDYYRYSLDTLTKELDELVELGIQSVLLFVKVPDSKKDNEGTEAINDKGLMQESVRFIKKNYPDLWVMTDVAMDPYSSYGHDGIVEEGEIVNDPSVKVLAQMAVSHAKAGADMVAPSDMMDGRIGAMRKALDEAGFENTGIMAYSAKYASSYYGPFRDALDSAPGFGDKKTYQMNPANVDEALREVELDINEGADIVMVKPGLPYLDVVRAVKQNFNIPVSVYNVSGEYAMIKAAAEQGWLDEEDAMMEALLGFKRAGADLIATYFAKAAAKILNQK
- a CDS encoding SRPBCC family protein, whose translation is MSTITVTKQIEAPKELVFKTISDIRNFSQAVPDIKNVEFLTEQEYGVGTKFKETRDMNGREASTILEVTELVENAHIRIVSDTMGTVWDSVFTVERREGGTELTLIMDAKAYKFLPKIFNPLMKGFMKKALEKDMIAVKKYCESKN
- a CDS encoding imelysin family protein — encoded protein: MKKVLTAASLMSLILFTGCSTHQELKPVVENYADIVLATYQDALSDAEALDKAVNEFVENPSPATLDSTKKAWLNARETYGKTEAFRFYGGPIDDEDGPEGQLNAWPLDESYIDYVEASPTGEGESVGTNIINSPDEFPEITKEMIASLNEQGSETNVSSGYHAVEFLLWGQDLSKGPGGGERPYTDYVTGPEGTHDHQERRATYLTETTELITDDLQMLVNEWKKGEDNYRAFFASEEQINTSIGRILNGIGKLSKGELAGERMFVSWDLRSKEDEHSCFSDNTHRDIVVNALGIQNVILGEYKRTNGTVVSGPSVLDVIEDENEALAEELKETVTQSVELTQEIEPPFDQQILSQDGRQQIMDTINSLRRQGDLIAEAAAILGYNVDPDAI
- the hemF gene encoding oxygen-dependent coproporphyrinogen oxidase, which gives rise to MSNLTSKKEEFSQFVKDVQQHICDELEALEGTQKFRIEDWDREGFGGGSTRIIADGDVIEKGGVNVSAVGGPLPEAMQKKFEVPESEFFATGVSLVIHPRNPFVPTVHANYRYFELYDKDTGELKDQWFGGGADLTPYYLYPEDARHFHQVHKETCDRFNPDYYPDFKAECDAYFYNHHREEARGIGGLFFDYQRPDENRSADDLFEFCKAAGYAFTDAYVPIMKKRKDNSYGESHRNWQEIRRGRYVEFNLIHDRGTLFGLKTKGRIESILMSLPPKVQWVYDHQPEEGTPEATLVEHLKPIDWINYS
- a CDS encoding imelysin family protein, whose amino-acid sequence is MNQLRPFFLILLCGLINACSGNNFDRQSLLNNAADNLIIPAYQDFSQTTSTLHSAVVSFNENPNEETLKSLQLAWEEAIKSWKRAEVYNFGPVEEMILVTSIDRWPTSEAGIETAIKEYDESDDYLVRMGSNRKGLPAIEYLLFHDEPEIVLNEFQDENRKAYLELLSESLVENSELVLDEWESSYRQEFVKATGNRPNSGITLLANEMGYLLEMIRMDKLEVPFGKQTNGVPRLQMLESEYAEISKELITENLRAAQNAFNGSDSTGFDDYLDALNIKDEGEVLLSEAISTEYLHALSIINGMNGSLREAIQNDKESVQQLIDSIQKLYIYTEVDMMSQLSLLDTFSDNDGD
- the hemL gene encoding glutamate-1-semialdehyde 2,1-aminomutase — translated: MDYPKSKELYERASKVIPGGVNSPVRAFNSVGGTPLFITRAKGSYLWDEEGNRYIDLISSWGPMLLGHAEPDVIKAVQQTAEHSTSFGAPTRLEVEMAELITSSVPGVDKIRMVNSGTEATMSAIRVARGYTGKNKIIKFKGNYHGHGDSFLIEAGSGALTMGEPSSPGVTEGTAKDTLNAEYNNLDSVKKLVEANKEDMAAIILEPIAGNMGCIPPKKGFLEGLRELCDKHEIVLIFDEVMTGFRVDFQGAQKVYGVTADMVTYGKIIGAGLPVGAYGGKEEIMDYVAPTGPVYQAGTLSGNPLAMAAGYTLLKKLKENPGVYEELEKKSQILATGITKILEEHDIPHAMNRVGSMIGVFYCEGPVQTFDDANRTDKELFGKIFHGMLKRGVHLPPSPFEAFFLANSLTPEDLSFILTAFEETITEISN